Part of the Streptomyces antimycoticus genome, GCTGCCGATGGCACTGGCCGGTGCGGTCGGCATCCAGCCGAAGAAGGTGCGGTACGCGGCCTACGACGGCGGTGGCGGCGATCTGCTCCCCGCCCTGCTGGACGGCCGGGTCGACTTCGCCACCAGCGGCATCGGCGAGTTCCTCGACCAGATCGCCGCCGGACAGCTCAGGGTGCTCGCGGTCACCAGCGACCGGCCGGTGGCGGCGCTGCCCAGGGTGCCGACGCTGAAGGCCGCCGGGATCGATCTCGTCTTCGACAACTGGCGGGGGATCGTCGCCCCGCCCGGCATCAGCTCCGCGGACCGCAAACGCTGGATCGAGGTGCTGACCGCGCTGCACACCTCCCGGCAGTGGAAGGCCGAGCTCACCCGCCACGGCTGGGCCGACGCCTTCACCACCGGTGGCGCCTTCGCCACCTATCTGGCCCGGCAGGACAAGGCCGTGGCCGAACTGGTCGGACACCTGGGACTGGACTGACCGACCCCCGCCGGGGCGGCCGCCACCGGTGACCGCAATGGCGGCTGCCACCGGCTACCGCCTCACGCCCGCATGCCTCCGATCCGCACCGCCCCACCACCCCCACTCCCTTACCCACCCATGCCCTCGACCCGGACCACCCCCGCCCCCACCCATGCCCTCGTGGCCGTACGAACCCGCCCGCATGTCCCGTAAAGACACGCATGTCCCGGAAGGCACCGCATGACCGCACACACCTGGTGGCTGCTGCTCATCCTCACGGTGGCGATAGCAGCACTGATCTACCTCATCAACTCCCGGCTGCGTGTCCACCCGTTCGTCGCGCTGATCCTGGTCAGCGTGGGCACGGGGATCGCGGCCGGGGAACCCGCCGCGAAACTCGCCGGATCCATCGAGGAGGGCGCCGGCGGCACCCTCGGCGACGTGGGCGTCACCCTCGCCCTGGGCGCCATGCTCGGCCGTCTGCTCTCCGACTCGGGCGCGACCGACACCATCGCCCGCGCCCTCGTCGCCCGCGCCGAGCCGCGCAGGCTGCCCTGGCTGGTCGGTGCCGCGGCGTTCGTCATCGGCGTGCCCATGTTCTTCGAGGTGGGCCTGATCGTGCTGCTGCCCCTGATCTTCAGCGTCGCCCGCAGGATGGAGAGCCACGGCGGCACGAAGGGCAGCCCGTACGTCCTCCTCGGCGTGCCCGCCATCGCCTCGCTGTCCACCCTGCACGGCATGCTGCCGCCCCACCCCGGCCCGCTGACCGCGATGACCGGTCTCCACGCCGACCTCGGTCTCACCCTCGGCGTCGGCATCGTCTGCGCCGTGCCCACCGTCATCCTGGCGGGTCCCGTCTACGCCCGCTGGATCGCGCCCCGGCTGCCCGACGTCGCCCCGGACGCCGAACTGGTGGCCCAGTTCGCCGGCGCCGAGCGGCAGCCCGCTGCGACCGGCTCGGGGTCCGGTGTCCAGGCGGGAACGGACACGCCCGGCCGCCGGACCGGTGTGCCCACCGGCCTGGCCGTGGCGGCGGTGCTGGTCCCCGTCGTCCTGATGCTGCTGCGTACGCTCGCCGAGACGGTGCTGGACGAGTCGAGCGGGCTGGGCGCGGCCCTCGTGTTCGCCGGAGAACCCCTGGTGGCGATGCTCGCCGGTTTCGTCTTCGCCTTCGGGGTGACGGTGTTCGGCTCCGGCCGTTCCGGTGACGAGACTCGCGCCTCCCTGACCGACAGCCTGAAGTCCATCGCCGCGATCCTGCTCATCATCGGTGGGGGAGGGGCGTTCAAGCAGGTCCTCCAGGACTCGGGCATCGGCGATGCCATCGCCTCGGCCGCCGAGGGCGCCCATATCAATGTGATCCTGCTGGGCTGGCTGATCGCCCTGCTGCTGTCGCTGACCACGGGCTCCGCCACCGTCGGCATCGTCTCCGCCACCGGCATCGTGGCACCGCTGATCGGTGACGGCGGGGGCCTGGAGGCATCCCTACTCGTGGTCGCGATCGGGGCCGGTTCCCTCGGCCTCAACTATGTCAACCACGCGGGGTTCTGGCTGGTGAAGGAGTCGTTCGGAATGGACCTCAGCCAGGCCACCAAGACCCAGACCGTCGTGCAGACGCTGGTCAGCGTGTTCGGCCTGGCGATGGCCCTGCTGCTGTCGGTGTTCGCCTGAGGCGAGGCGGCGGCCGGGCGGTCGCGGCGGGTCCGGCCGTGGTGGCGCCGGCCGTGGTGGGGCTGGTCGCGACGGCGCCGGCCGCGGCGGGCCCGGCCGCCCGGAGGCTGTCGGACCCGCCTGCCAGACTCCGGCCATGGATCTTGACCAGCTGTTGCGGTGTCTCGCGGAGGCCGAGTCGGGTGAGCTGCGGGAGGAGCTGACCGGTGGGCGCTATGTGGTCGTGCAGTACGACCCCGAGGAGACGGTGTTCGACGACGCGGCCCTCGCGGAACTCTTCGGTGTCCCGACCCCCGACACCGGCGCGGCGGCCCCGGACGCGGTCGAGGACCCAGACGCCATCGGGGACACCGACGAGGAGTCCGAGGACGAGGAGTACGAGGACGAGGACGGCGCCTGGTTCTCCCTCATCGGCATCGCGCCCTCGCTCTACGAGGCGCTGGATCTCCTCGGCGATGAACTCCCCGATGAGGAGGGCCTGACGGAACTGGACGAGGAGGAGTGGGCGGAGGAGGCGGCCGAGTTCGGCGCGCACGTTTTCGGCGCGGACGTGATCGGCGCGGCCGCGGAGGCCAAAGACGGAGAAGCAGGCGGTGAAGAGGGGAACGAATGGCTCGCTCTTCTGCGAGGCATACGGGACCCGCGACGGCGCGCCGTCGTCCAGCTGCTCTGTGGTGTCCTCGGCCCGATGGACTTCCTGACGGAGGACTTCGAGGAGGACTGCTACCTGGGGCATGTGGCGACACGGCTCCCCGGAGCACGGTTCGGGCTTCCTTGACGCTGAAATCGCCTTCTGCCAGCGTGCTCGCCATGCCTCGCAACGCAGTCATCGGTGTGGACATCGGCACCTCGAGCAGCAAGGGCGTTCTCGTCGGCCTCGATGGGACACTGATCCGCTCGGCCACTCGGGAGCACACCCCCGCAAGGCCCGGCCCCGGCCACTTCGAGATGGACGCTGCCGTCTGGTGGCGCGAGTTCGTCGAACTCGCCCGGGAGTTGACCGCCGCCGATGACACCGCCTCCGGTGACACCGCTGCCAATGACGCCGCCTCTGGTGACACCACCGTAGTCGCCGTCGGGGTCAGCGGCATGGGGCCCTGTGTCCTGCTGGCCGATGAGCACGACACCCCGCTGCGCCCCGCCGTTCTGTACGGTGTGGACACCCGCTCCGTCCACCAGATCCAGCGCATCGAGGCGCGGCTCGGCGCCGAGGAGATCAGCCGCCGCTGCGGCTCCGCCCTGACCACACAGGCCGCCGGACCGAAAATCGCCTGGATCGCCGAGCACGAGCCCGAGGTCTACGCGCGGGCCCGGCGGCTGTACATGCCGAGCTCCTGGCTGGTCAGGAAGCTCACCGGAAACTACGTCCTGGACCACCACTCGGCCGGCCAGTGCACTCCGCTGTACGACACGCTCGCCGGTGAGTGGTACGCCCCCTGGGCCGCCGAGATCGCCCCCGGTATCGAACTGCCGCCACTGCGCTGGCCCGGTGAGGCGGCCGGTGCCCTCACCGCCGAGGCCGCCGGGGCGACCGGTCTGCCCGCCGGGATCCCCGTCACCACCGGCACCATCGATGCCTGGGCCGAGGCCCTGAGCGTGGGGGCACAGCACATCGGCGACCTGATGCTGATGTACGGCACCACGATGTTCCTCATCCACACCGTGCCCAAGCCGCTGACCAGTCCGTCCCTGTGGGGCACGGTCGGCGCCCTGCCCGGAACCCGAAATCTGGCCGGTGGCATGGCCACCTCCGGTGCGGTCGCCAACTGGCTCCGTGACCTGTTCGCCGACGGCGACCATGCCCAACTCACCGCGCTGGCCGCCGAGTCGGGCCCCGGCGCCAATGGCCTGCTGATGCTCCCGTACTTCTCCGGGGAGCGCACCCCGATCATGGACCCGGACGCCCGCGGAGTGATCGCCGGGCTGACCCTGTCCCACACCCGCGGCGACCTCTACCGGGCCGCGCTCGAAGCCACCGGGTTCGGCGTCCGCCAGAACATCGAGGTCATCGAGGCGGCCGGTGGCGACATCCGCCGTGTGGTCGCCGTCGGCGGCGGAACCCAGGGCTCCCTGTGGACGCAGATCGTCTCCGACATCACCGGCCGCCCGCAGGAACTGCGCACCATCACCATCGGCGCCGGTTACGGCGATGCTCTGCTGGCCGCGCAGCTCGTCGGGGACGCCTCCATCGAGGACTGGAACCCGGTGCGTGAGACGGTGACGCCCCGCGCCGAGCACACCGGGCGCTACGACGAGCTGTACGCCCTCTACCGGCGGCTGTACCCGGACACCGCCGCGACCGTCCACGCCCTGGCCGCGCTGCAGGAGCGCTGAGCGCCCTTCCAGATACTGGAAGCGAATTCACTTTGGTGACCCCTGGCTTACCCCGCCCCACTGCTTGTGTTTTGAATTGGATTCGGTTTTGCTGGGAGGGTCGCCAAGGGCGTGTCGCCGCCCTTGGCGAGCCGTCGAGCTCATCGCCGGAGGGGAGTCACGTGCGCGTGGAGAATGTCGATCTGCTGGTCATCGGTGCGGGAATGGCGGGGTTGACCGCCGGTGCCCGCGCTGTGCGCAACGGTCTGTCCGTCATGGTCGTGGAGATCGGTACGGACGTCGGCGGTTCCGCGCGCTTCGCGGGTTACGCCTGGACCGCGCCGAGCCATGACGTCATGGACCAGCACAATCCATGGGGAGACACCGTGCTCAAGCGCGCCCTCGTGGATCGGTTTCCCGAAGGCGTCGCATGGATTCGTTCGCTCGGCGTGGACGTCAAGGACGCGCAGCGCGTCCTCAGTTTCGGTCGCGGGCACCAGTTCGACACCCATCAGTATGTCGACACCTGTCGTCGGGTCATCCGCGAAGGCGGTGGCGCGTTGCTGTTGGAGACGTGTGCCGAACGGCTGGTGGTCGAGGACGGGGCCGTGACCGGGGCGGAGCTGAGGTTGGCCGATGGCGCGCGCCTGCGCGTGAGCGCCGGGACCACGCTCATCGCGACCGGCGGGTTTCAGGGCGATCCACAACTCCGCACCGCGCATGTGCACCCCCGTGCCGAGAGCATGCAGCTCCGGTCCAACCCCTTCAGCCGCGGCGGCGGATACCGTCTGGCCACGCAGGTCGGTGCCGCCACCGGCCACGATGACGCGGGCTTCTACGGCCATCTCATCCCCAGCGGCATCTCCTTCGCCGACCCGGCGGACTTCGTCGACCTGTCGCTCTACTACAGCGAGCACGCCCTGCTGTTCAACGTGCGCAACGATCGGTTCGTGGACGAGACGCTGGGCGACCACCTCACGGCCATGGCGTTGCTGGAGCAGCCCGAGAGCCGGGGTCTTCTCCTCGCTGACGCCCGGGTGTTCCGTGACTGGGTCGTCGGGTCGTACGTCGAGGGCGCGGTCGCCGTGGACAAGTTCGCTCTGGCCAGTAAGCGGGGTGGCCGTGTGGGACTCGCCGAAGACCTCGACGAACTGGCCTACCTCCCGGAGGAATGGGGGTACCGGGGTGACGCCGTGCGCGACGCGGTCAAGCTGTTCAACGAAGACGCCGCGGCGGGACTGGAGCCAGTGCCCGGCCGGCAGTTGGACCGCCTCCCGCTCGACGAACCGCCCTACTACGTGATCGAGACCGTACCGGCCATCACGTTCCCCTTTCACGGTGTACGCATCGACGACCGGGCCCGCGTCCTGCGCGGGGACGGCGAACCGCTCCACGGACTCCTCGCGGCCGGATCGGACACCGGTGGCCTGTGGCACCGCGCCTACGCCGGCGGCATCGCCTCGGCCCTCGTGTTCGGACTGACCGCCGCGGACACCGCCACCATCACCGCCACCGCCGCCACCGCCATCACCGCCACCGCCACCGCCACCACCGCCACCACCGCCACCACCGCGACGGCGGCACAGACGAGGGCGTCGCAGGCGACGGACTGAGCGCTCGCCGCCCCACCGCCCGGCTCGTCCGCCGCGACGAACGGGGTGGTGGGGCGTCAGCGTGCCGTCCAGCCGCCGTCCACATACAGCTCGGAGCCGGTCACGAAGCTCGCGTCCTGGGAGGCGAGGAACGCGACGGCCCCCGCGACCTCATCCGGCGTGCCGAGCCGCCCCATGGGGGTGCCCTCGACCATCGCGGTGTGACGGGGAGTGCCCCGCCACAGTTCGCGCGAGAGAGGCGTCTCGATGAAACCGGGATGGATCGAATTGACGCGGACGCCGCGCGTGGCCCAGTGCAGGGCGGCGTTCTTCGTCATCAGCCGGACCGCACCCTTCGCCGCGTGGTACGAGAACTGGCTGCCGAAGCCGCCCACCGTGCCGAAGATCGACGCGATGTTGACG contains:
- a CDS encoding FAD-dependent oxidoreductase; translation: MENVDLLVIGAGMAGLTAGARAVRNGLSVMVVEIGTDVGGSARFAGYAWTAPSHDVMDQHNPWGDTVLKRALVDRFPEGVAWIRSLGVDVKDAQRVLSFGRGHQFDTHQYVDTCRRVIREGGGALLLETCAERLVVEDGAVTGAELRLADGARLRVSAGTTLIATGGFQGDPQLRTAHVHPRAESMQLRSNPFSRGGGYRLATQVGAATGHDDAGFYGHLIPSGISFADPADFVDLSLYYSEHALLFNVRNDRFVDETLGDHLTAMALLEQPESRGLLLADARVFRDWVVGSYVEGAVAVDKFALASKRGGRVGLAEDLDELAYLPEEWGYRGDAVRDAVKLFNEDAAAGLEPVPGRQLDRLPLDEPPYYVIETVPAITFPFHGVRIDDRARVLRGDGEPLHGLLAAGSDTGGLWHRAYAGGIASALVFGLTAADTATITATAATAITATATATTATTATTATAAQTRASQATD
- a CDS encoding GntP family permease — its product is MTAHTWWLLLILTVAIAALIYLINSRLRVHPFVALILVSVGTGIAAGEPAAKLAGSIEEGAGGTLGDVGVTLALGAMLGRLLSDSGATDTIARALVARAEPRRLPWLVGAAAFVIGVPMFFEVGLIVLLPLIFSVARRMESHGGTKGSPYVLLGVPAIASLSTLHGMLPPHPGPLTAMTGLHADLGLTLGVGIVCAVPTVILAGPVYARWIAPRLPDVAPDAELVAQFAGAERQPAATGSGSGVQAGTDTPGRRTGVPTGLAVAAVLVPVVLMLLRTLAETVLDESSGLGAALVFAGEPLVAMLAGFVFAFGVTVFGSGRSGDETRASLTDSLKSIAAILLIIGGGGAFKQVLQDSGIGDAIASAAEGAHINVILLGWLIALLLSLTTGSATVGIVSATGIVAPLIGDGGGLEASLLVVAIGAGSLGLNYVNHAGFWLVKESFGMDLSQATKTQTVVQTLVSVFGLAMALLLSVFA
- a CDS encoding FGGY-family carbohydrate kinase; its protein translation is MPRNAVIGVDIGTSSSKGVLVGLDGTLIRSATREHTPARPGPGHFEMDAAVWWREFVELARELTAADDTASGDTAANDAASGDTTVVAVGVSGMGPCVLLADEHDTPLRPAVLYGVDTRSVHQIQRIEARLGAEEISRRCGSALTTQAAGPKIAWIAEHEPEVYARARRLYMPSSWLVRKLTGNYVLDHHSAGQCTPLYDTLAGEWYAPWAAEIAPGIELPPLRWPGEAAGALTAEAAGATGLPAGIPVTTGTIDAWAEALSVGAQHIGDLMLMYGTTMFLIHTVPKPLTSPSLWGTVGALPGTRNLAGGMATSGAVANWLRDLFADGDHAQLTALAAESGPGANGLLMLPYFSGERTPIMDPDARGVIAGLTLSHTRGDLYRAALEATGFGVRQNIEVIEAAGGDIRRVVAVGGGTQGSLWTQIVSDITGRPQELRTITIGAGYGDALLAAQLVGDASIEDWNPVRETVTPRAEHTGRYDELYALYRRLYPDTAATVHALAALQER